Proteins encoded by one window of Vigna radiata var. radiata cultivar VC1973A chromosome 5, Vradiata_ver6, whole genome shotgun sequence:
- the LOC106759992 gene encoding uncharacterized protein LOC106759992 isoform X2 encodes MPLDPATATTTASRPVSPLPQPHQHFPPQQQTLPIRAPGNPLLAKPHDPHFAYPFAPKSVRGLAAVDHSVSGGAFAPPAMVYGGVVRGMHLDYLSHALHVARPPHHVPFGHVGNAAATPTASPPVKKAASRSAVSDINGGKDSSTREKIREDTYIVVRDRKVRITEDASLYALCRSWLRNGVIEESQPQQKDVIKALPKPLPAYMVAGYMSNTKEDEKNEDEQEENEQSFENLSPQDLLKRHIKRAKKVKLRCVRGTTRYTIGASNVTLATSSPSSWVTY; translated from the exons ATGCCTCTCGACCCCGCCACCGCTACAACCACTGCATCGCGGCCTGTGTCGCCTCTCCCTCAGCCGCACCAGCACTTCCCTCCGCAGCAACAAACCCTTCCAATTCGCGCCCCAGGGAATCCTCTCTTGGCCAAACCCCACGACCCTCACTTCGCCTACCCGTTCGCGCCAAAAAGTGTCAGAGGCCTCGCTGCCGTCGACCACAGCGTCTCAGGTGGCGCGTTCGCGCCTCCGGCTATGGTGTACGGCGGCGTTGTTCGCGGTATGCACTTGGATTACCTCAGTCACGCCTTGCACGTGGCCAGGCCACCGCATCACGTGCCTTTTGGGCATGTGGGCAACGCTGCTGCCACACCCACTGCTTCGCCTCCCGTTAAAAAG GCTGCGTCTCGGTCTGCGGTTTCTGATATTAATGGCGGTAAAGATTCGAGTACCAG GGAAAAAATCAGAGAGGATACCTACATTGTTGTTAGAGATCGAAAA gtAAGAATAACGGAGGATGCTTCTCTATATGCACTTTGTAGATCATGGTTGCGAAATGGTGTAATTGAAGAAAGCCAG CCGCAACAAAAAGATGTAATTAAGGCACTTCCTAAACCATTGCCTGCATATATGGTGGCTGGTTATATGTCAAACacgaaagaagatgaaaaaaacgAAGATGAGCAGGAAGAG AATGAACAATCTTTTGAGAACTTATCACCACAAGATTTATTAAAGAGACACATTAAACGGGCCAAAAAGGTTAAATTGCG CTGTGTCCGAGGTACCACTAGATACACCATCGGGGCTTCGAATGTAACATTAGCAACATCTTCACCTTCCAGCTGGGTCACCTACTAA
- the LOC106759992 gene encoding uncharacterized protein LOC106759992 isoform X1 produces the protein MPLDPATATTTASRPVSPLPQPHQHFPPQQQTLPIRAPGNPLLAKPHDPHFAYPFAPKSVRGLAAVDHSVSGGAFAPPAMVYGGVVRGMHLDYLSHALHVARPPHHVPFGHVGNAAATPTASPPVKKAASRSAVSDINGGKDSSTREKIREDTYIVVRDRKVRITEDASLYALCRSWLRNGVIEESQPQQKDVIKALPKPLPAYMVAGYMSNTKEDEKNEDEQEENEQSFENLSPQDLLKRHIKRAKKVKLRLREERLHRITKYRSRLRLLLPATEQCRSDTAAGN, from the exons ATGCCTCTCGACCCCGCCACCGCTACAACCACTGCATCGCGGCCTGTGTCGCCTCTCCCTCAGCCGCACCAGCACTTCCCTCCGCAGCAACAAACCCTTCCAATTCGCGCCCCAGGGAATCCTCTCTTGGCCAAACCCCACGACCCTCACTTCGCCTACCCGTTCGCGCCAAAAAGTGTCAGAGGCCTCGCTGCCGTCGACCACAGCGTCTCAGGTGGCGCGTTCGCGCCTCCGGCTATGGTGTACGGCGGCGTTGTTCGCGGTATGCACTTGGATTACCTCAGTCACGCCTTGCACGTGGCCAGGCCACCGCATCACGTGCCTTTTGGGCATGTGGGCAACGCTGCTGCCACACCCACTGCTTCGCCTCCCGTTAAAAAG GCTGCGTCTCGGTCTGCGGTTTCTGATATTAATGGCGGTAAAGATTCGAGTACCAG GGAAAAAATCAGAGAGGATACCTACATTGTTGTTAGAGATCGAAAA gtAAGAATAACGGAGGATGCTTCTCTATATGCACTTTGTAGATCATGGTTGCGAAATGGTGTAATTGAAGAAAGCCAG CCGCAACAAAAAGATGTAATTAAGGCACTTCCTAAACCATTGCCTGCATATATGGTGGCTGGTTATATGTCAAACacgaaagaagatgaaaaaaacgAAGATGAGCAGGAAGAG AATGAACAATCTTTTGAGAACTTATCACCACAAGATTTATTAAAGAGACACATTAAACGGGCCAAAAAGGTTAAATTGCG ATTAAGGGAAGAACGGTTACACCGTATCACAAAGTACAGAAGTAGGCTTAGGCTTTTGCTTCCTGCAACTGAACAGTGTAGAAGTGACACGGCTGCTGGGAACTGA